A stretch of Heptranchias perlo isolate sHepPer1 chromosome 1, sHepPer1.hap1, whole genome shotgun sequence DNA encodes these proteins:
- the LOC137341727 gene encoding interleukin-8-like, giving the protein MSRAATVTILILFLCAITTQGIPIPGTQGRCLCTQNSSNFINPRLIRSLKYIPKGSHCETPEIIVTKRNGNKLCVSPDAEWVKIIIKAKKGARRHN; this is encoded by the exons ATGAGCAGAGCAGCTACTGTGACGATTCTCATCCTGTTTCTGTGTGCCATTACTACACAGG GTATTCCAATTCCAGGCACTCAAGGTCGTTGCCTGTGCACTCAGAACAGCTCCAATTTTATCAATCCACGGCTCATCCGGAGTTTGAAATATATTCCCAAAGGATCCCACTGTGAGACACCAGAGATAAT TGTTACCAAAAGAAATGGGAATAAATTATGTGTGAGTCCTGATGCCGAGTGGGTGAAGATTATCATTAAAGCCAAGAAAG GTGCCAGACGACACAACTGA